In Caproiciproducens sp. NJN-50, the following are encoded in one genomic region:
- a CDS encoding aspartate ammonia-lyase → MKTRTETDSVGSLKVPAGAYYGIQALRARNNFKITGRHMDPYFIVSLAQIKKAAAVTNRNAGDLKASVANAVIAACDEVIAGRLHSQFIVDPIQGGAGTSANMNANEVIANRAIELLGGERGDYSIVHPNDHVNMSQSTNDVFPTAGKLTMLRLIPEALRQMERLAEALGKKEAEFDDVLKMGRTQLQDAVPIRLGQEFGAWAAAVKRDIARLQKVQDELRSVNMGGTAIGTSVNAAPAYLYNITANLQKICGFKLVQAENLIDGTQNLDGFVAVSGAMKTCAVNLSKMANDFRLLSSGPRTGLMEINLPARQNGSSIMPGKVNPVIPEVVSQVAFRIIGNDSTAVLAAEAGQLELNAFEPVLFYSLFESARSLAGAVKTLVDNCVAGITANRDICRRHLEESVGVITALCPYIGYAKSAELAKESLRTGVPVLKLVESRKVLSGEKLKAILDPAAMTGSAQILNVGRISV, encoded by the coding sequence ATGAAAACGAGAACAGAGACGGATTCCGTAGGAAGTCTGAAAGTTCCCGCGGGAGCCTATTACGGGATCCAGGCGCTGCGGGCCAGAAACAATTTCAAGATTACCGGCAGGCACATGGATCCGTATTTTATTGTTTCGCTGGCGCAGATTAAAAAAGCCGCCGCGGTGACGAACCGGAACGCGGGGGATCTGAAGGCCTCTGTTGCGAACGCGGTTATTGCGGCGTGCGATGAGGTCATTGCGGGGCGTCTGCACAGTCAGTTTATTGTAGATCCGATTCAGGGCGGCGCCGGAACGTCCGCCAATATGAACGCAAACGAGGTGATCGCCAACCGGGCGATCGAGCTTCTCGGCGGAGAAAGGGGGGATTATTCCATCGTCCACCCAAACGACCACGTCAATATGTCGCAGTCGACAAACGACGTTTTTCCGACGGCGGGAAAGCTGACAATGCTGAGGCTGATCCCGGAGGCGCTTCGCCAGATGGAACGCCTGGCGGAGGCGCTCGGGAAGAAGGAAGCGGAATTTGACGATGTGCTGAAAATGGGGCGCACTCAGCTGCAGGATGCCGTCCCGATCCGCCTGGGCCAGGAATTCGGAGCTTGGGCCGCGGCGGTCAAGCGGGATATCGCCCGTTTGCAGAAGGTGCAGGACGAATTGCGCAGCGTCAACATGGGCGGCACGGCGATCGGGACTTCGGTCAATGCGGCTCCGGCCTATCTGTATAATATTACGGCGAATCTTCAAAAAATCTGCGGCTTTAAGCTGGTGCAGGCGGAAAACCTGATTGACGGCACGCAAAATCTTGACGGGTTTGTGGCGGTGTCCGGCGCAATGAAAACCTGCGCGGTGAATCTGTCCAAAATGGCAAATGATTTCAGGCTCCTTTCCAGCGGGCCGAGGACCGGCCTGATGGAAATCAATCTTCCCGCACGGCAGAACGGCTCCTCCATCATGCCGGGGAAAGTCAATCCGGTGATTCCGGAAGTCGTTTCCCAGGTGGCGTTCCGGATTATCGGCAATGACAGTACGGCGGTCCTCGCCGCGGAAGCGGGCCAGTTGGAACTCAACGCCTTCGAACCGGTGCTGTTCTATAGTCTGTTTGAATCCGCCAGAAGCCTTGCGGGAGCGGTAAAAACCCTGGTGGACAACTGTGTGGCCGGAATCACGGCAAACCGCGATATCTGCCGCAGGCACCTGGAGGAAAGCGTTGGGGTCATCACCGCACTCTGCCCCTATATCGGGTACGCCAAGTCGGCGGAGCTTGCGAAAGAATCGCTGAGAACTGGCGTGCCGGTGCTGAAACTGGTGGAAAGCAGGAAGGTCCTGAGCGGAGAGAAGCTGAAAGCGATTCTCGACCCCGCCGCAATGACGGGTTCCGCCCAGATTCTGAATGTAGGAAGGATTTCCGTCTGA
- a CDS encoding Lrp/AsnC family transcriptional regulator — protein MDKIDATLISALQENARIPIKTLTKKVFLSSPAISARIEKLEKQGLISGYHASVNQYKLGYHIKAFINLQMSPNQKPEFYPFIRSCPNVVECNCVTGNYSMLIKVIYHSTMELDEFIGQLQKFGPTETQIVFSTPVEPRGITVLESDSCEN, from the coding sequence ATGGACAAAATCGACGCCACATTGATTTCCGCCCTACAGGAAAACGCGCGGATTCCAATCAAAACGCTGACGAAAAAAGTCTTTCTGTCATCCCCCGCAATTTCCGCCAGAATCGAAAAACTGGAAAAGCAGGGACTGATCAGCGGCTATCACGCGTCGGTGAACCAGTATAAACTCGGGTATCATATCAAGGCGTTTATCAACCTGCAGATGTCCCCGAATCAAAAGCCGGAATTCTACCCTTTTATCCGCTCCTGCCCCAACGTGGTGGAATGCAACTGTGTCACCGGAAACTACTCCATGCTCATCAAGGTCATTTATCACAGCACCATGGAACTGGATGAATTTATCGGCCAACTGCAGAAATTCGGACCGACGGAAACACAGATCGTGTTTTCAACCCCAGTGGAGCCACGTGGCATCACGGTTCTGGAAAGCGACTCATGTGAAAATTGA
- the spoIIID gene encoding sporulation transcriptional regulator SpoIIID: MKGIVEERAVELGEYIVQNKATVRSTAKKFGVSKSTVHKDVAQRLKAIDPQLYKKVKIILEFNKSQRHIRGGIATRLKYKKNAAN, encoded by the coding sequence GTGAAAGGTATTGTGGAAGAACGCGCCGTGGAGCTTGGCGAATATATTGTACAGAACAAAGCGACTGTGCGCAGCACGGCAAAAAAATTTGGCGTGAGCAAGAGCACGGTACATAAAGACGTTGCGCAGCGCTTGAAAGCCATTGATCCGCAGCTCTATAAAAAGGTCAAGATCATTTTGGAGTTCAACAAATCTCAGCGCCATATCCGCGGCGGAATCGCCACGCGGCTGAAATATAAAAAAAACGCCGCCAATTGA